The following nucleotide sequence is from Acidobacteriota bacterium.
GCTCGGCAACCTGCTGCGGGGCGAGGCCCGGTTCCGGCCGGAGGTGATCGTCTCGGAACCCCCGCGAGAGGAGGAGCGGTGACCCCCGTCCCCTTGCGGCTGTGGGAGGCGGCCCTTCTGGGTCTCGTCGAGGGGCTGACGGAATACGTCCCCGTCTCGTCCACCGGGCACTTGATCCTCGTCGCGGCCGTGCTCGGAAGGGGCCACGATCCGGCGATCAAGACGTTCGAGATCGCCATCCAGGCCGGCGCCATCCTCGCGGTGCTCGGACTCTACCGCCGGCGCGTGGCCTCGATGGCGGCCGGGATTCTCGGACGCGACCGGGAGGGCTTGCGCCTGCTGGGCCACCTCGCCCTCGCGGTGGCCCCGGCGGTCGCGGTCGGCCTGCCCCTCGGCGAGACGATCAAGCGGCGCCTCTTCTCCGGCGGTCCGGTCGCGGCCGCGCTCGCCGCCGGCGGCGTCGCGATGCTGGCTTCCGAGCCGCTCCGACGCCGGAGAGCGCGGAACGGGACCGGTCTCGAGCGGCTCGACGCCCGCCGCGCCCTGCTCATCGGCGCCGCCCAGTGCCTGGCCTTGTGGCCGGGGACCTCCCGGTCGCTCGTGACGATCCTCGGCGGCCTGGCGGTCGGACTCCATCCCGCGGCGGCGGCGGAGTTCTCCTTCCTCCTCGCCCTCCCGACGCTCGGAGGGGCGACGTTGCTCGACCTCGTGCGGAGCGGCGGGACGATGGCCCGGACCGTCGGGCCGGCCGCGTTCGCCACCGGCCTCGCCGTGTCGTTCGCGAGCGCGGCGCTGGCCATCCGGGGCCTGGTCGCCTGGCTCTCGCATCGGG
It contains:
- a CDS encoding undecaprenyl-diphosphate phosphatase; this translates as MRLWEAALLGLVEGLTEYVPVSSTGHLILVAAVLGRGHDPAIKTFEIAIQAGAILAVLGLYRRRVASMAAGILGRDREGLRLLGHLALAVAPAVAVGLPLGETIKRRLFSGGPVAAALAAGGVAMLASEPLRRRRARNGTGLERLDARRALLIGAAQCLALWPGTSRSLVTILGGLAVGLHPAAAAEFSFLLALPTLGGATLLDLVRSGGTMARTVGPAAFATGLAVSFASAALAIRGLVAWLSHRGLALFGLYRLALAALVAIVLFR